The Chloroflexota bacterium sequence GCCGGCGCCGATTATGAGCAGCGGCCTGCGCCCCCATCGGTCGGTCATGAAGCCGGTGATCGGCGAGGCCACCAGCCGCGCGATGGCGCTGAAGGCGAGCAGCACGGTGACCAGGAAGAGGCTCTGCTCCAGTTCAAAGGCAAAGAGGGGGCGTGCCAGGTTCTGCGCCCCCGTTCCCGTGCCCCAGACCAGGAATGCGGCATAGATGGGCAGGGTGCGCGCGCTGAAAACGCCCGACGAGCGGGGCCGCGGTGGCGGAGGGTGTGCGTCTGCCAAAGTGGGAGAAGTATAGCGCGGCCCGCGCCGGGATGCGCGGAATTACCCTATCTCGCCCACCAGCTCCCGCACGCGCTCATGGATGACGTCGAATATGTTCCACGCGGCGTCCGGGTGGTCGACCGGGTCCGGCAAGTCCCAGATCGTGAGCTTGCCCGACTCCGTGAGGAACGCCGGGACCTCCTCCGTCGGCAGGATGGCGACGATCCGGTCCGTCGCCGCGACGAGCTCGGGCGTGATCTGCGTCCGCTCCTTCTCCGAGATGTCGATGCCCCGCTCCAGCAGGTACGGCAGCGAGTGCCGCGAGTTGTCCTTCATCTTGGCCGACGCCGGCTTGTTCCGCGCCATCTCCTCGTCGACCCGCAGCCCGCTGCTGCACACCTCATGCTGCGAGAGCTGCTCGAAGTAGGCCTCCGCAACCTGGCTCCGGCCCACATTGGCCTGGCAAACGAACATAACGAGCATATCAGTTGTTCCTCACTCGGCGTTGAGACCCCGGCCCTATTGTATCGCGGAAGTCGCTGCCCGGAATGCCCTACACCTCATCGAGCGCCGCCGGCCATCGCAGAGGCCCATGAACACCATCCAGCGCGCCGGGAGCCAGTTCCATGACCATCTTGCCCTCGTCCGGTCCGCTGTAGTCCATGGTGATGCCCTGCGCGCTCGCCAGAACGAACCCGAAGCGTGGATAGTAGCTGGGGTGCCCAAGCACCGTCAGAATGCGATGTTCCAGCCTCCGGCAGGCGTCGAGGCCATCCCAAACAAGGCGTGTCCCAATGCCCTGGTTCTGCCATGCCGGCACGACGCCGAGCGGACCCAGCATCAGCGCGGGCACGTCGCCGGAGGACGTTTCGACGTGTACAGGACTGAAGAGAATGTGTCCGACAACCTCCCCCTCGGCTACGGCAACCAGGGCGAGATCCGGCGTGTAACCGGGCTCGTTGCGCAGCAGCTCCGTGAGCCCCGCGACGTCCTCGTCGGGAAAGGCCAGCGTAAGCGCCTCACGAATGGCGGGGTAGTCCTCAGGCCCCTCCGGCCTCACGACGATGGAAGTCATGGCCTGCTACTCCTCTCCAAACAATGGCGAGAAATAGACCATGCCCCGCACGCCATCGAGCGCGCCGGGCACAAGTTCGACAATCATGCGCGATTGCTCCAGCCGGCCGATCGACATCTCGATGCCAAGGGGTCGTCCCCGCTGGAAGCCAAAGCGCGGGTAGTACGTCGAGTGGCCGATGACCACAGCGATGCGGTGCCCCAGCCGCCGGCACGCCTCCAGCCCCTCTTTGCCAAGCTGCGTCCCGATGCCCTTCTGCTGCCAGTCGGGGTGCACTGCCAGTGGCCCGAGCGACTTTACCGGCACTGCGCCGGAATCCGTCTCGATGCGCGCGTCGGTGAACATAATGTGACCAACGATCGCCCCGTCCACCTCGGCAACCAGCGACAGCTCGGGGGTGTAGCCCGGCTCGCTGCGGAGCGCCTCGATGAGGTCGGCTATGCTCTCTTCGTCGTCTTGGAACGCCATGTCGGCGACTTCCCTCACAGCGGGGAAATCGTCAACGGTCTCAGGCCGCACAATCAGTTTCTCTAGCATGTTCTCCTTTGAGCCGGGGGCTACGCCTCCGCTTGTGCTGCCCGTCGGCGACGGCCAATGTAGCCCCGTACGCCCACCGCGATTATAGCCAGCAGCAGTGCTCCCAGCACGGCGATGGCGGCCACCACGAAGATCCAGGAGTAGTCCGGCTCCTCCAGCGTGACGAAGATCTCGGAGCTGGGCTTCCGCTCCTCACCCCCGTTGGCGTCCAGCACCGGCTCCCGGATCGACTTCTCGTCCACGTCCCCCACGCGCTCCAGTTCGTTCAGCACCGTGCGGAAGTCCGCGTAGAAGACTCGGGCCTCGACGTTGGCACTTCGACCGTCGTCGTTGTCGAAGATCGTGCCCCCGCGGATCTCGCCGTCGTACGAGGCGATGATCCGGCGGACGGTGTCGAGGCTGCCCTGGACGTCGTCAACGGTGATCCGCAGATCCCCGAAGGGCTTCTCGACGAAGGGCCCCTCCTCCGGCACCAGCTCCACCCAGATGGTGGACAGGTCCACCTGCCTCGACAGGAAGTCCAGCCTTCCCTCGTACCGCTCGATGTCCGAGCGTACGCGGGCCAGCTCCCGCTCGATGGTGAGAACGTCGCTGACGGAGGTGGCGCGCCCCAGCAGGTTCAGGAAGCTCTGTTCCTCCCGCTTGGCGCTGTTGAGCCTCGCCTCCAGGTCGATGAACTGCTCGGAGACGTCCTCGCTGCCCTGGTGCTCGTTCAGCACCTCGCCCAGCTCCCGGATGCGGTCGTACGCCGACGCGAACTGGCCCTGGGGCACCCGGATGGTCAGCGATGCCCGGCTGAATTCGTCCCCACCGCTGCTCGACAGCACCTCGACATAGCCGCCCATGCTCTCTGCTAGAGCCTCCACCGCCGTGACGGCGCTCTGTACGTCATCCACCTCGACGGTG is a genomic window containing:
- a CDS encoding N-acetyltransferase; this translates as MTSIVVRPEGPEDYPAIREALTLAFPDEDVAGLTELLRNEPGYTPDLALVAVAEGEVVGHILFSPVHVETSSGDVPALMLGPLGVVPAWQNQGIGTRLVWDGLDACRRLEHRILTVLGHPSYYPRFGFVLASAQGITMDYSGPDEGKMVMELAPGALDGVHGPLRWPAALDEV
- a CDS encoding N-acetyltransferase, producing MLEKLIVRPETVDDFPAVREVADMAFQDDEESIADLIEALRSEPGYTPELSLVAEVDGAIVGHIMFTDARIETDSGAVPVKSLGPLAVHPDWQQKGIGTQLGKEGLEACRRLGHRIAVVIGHSTYYPRFGFQRGRPLGIEMSIGRLEQSRMIVELVPGALDGVRGMVYFSPLFGEE
- a CDS encoding DUF4349 domain-containing protein, giving the protein MARFITVIALILVLLAVSACSGDDSEEGGFTTASTSADSFDFATEDTAMAMASAPTAPAAMQPEAAMEKAFADGNATGEAGGALQISDRKIISTGNITVEVDDVQSAVTAVEALAESMGGYVEVLSSSGGDEFSRASLTIRVPQGQFASAYDRIRELGEVLNEHQGSEDVSEQFIDLEARLNSAKREEQSFLNLLGRATSVSDVLTIERELARVRSDIERYEGRLDFLSRQVDLSTIWVELVPEEGPFVEKPFGDLRITVDDVQGSLDTVRRIIASYDGEIRGGTIFDNDDGRSANVEARVFYADFRTVLNELERVGDVDEKSIREPVLDANGGEERKPSSEIFVTLEEPDYSWIFVVAAIAVLGALLLAIIAVGVRGYIGRRRRAAQAEA